The Phycisphaeraceae bacterium genome segment AACGGGCGAGCACGCACGTTCTACGAGCGGGCGGCGGTTCACGTGGAATTCGCCGATCCCTTCTGCCACGTGATGCGGGCGTGGCTCAAGGAGGCCGCCCAGTCGCTCGACGACGTGACCGTGCATGACCGGGGCACCTATGTGTGCATGGAGGGACCGGCATTCTCCACGCGGGCGGAGTCGAACATGCACCGGCTGTGGGGGGCGGATGTGGTGGGCATGACCGCCCTGCCCGAAGCCCGGCTGGCGCGCGAGGCGGAAATGGCCTACGCCCTCATCGCTCTGCCCACCGACTACGACTGCTGGCGACCCCGCGGCGACCACGCGGGGGGGTCGCTGCTGGAGGAGATCATCGGCAACCTCCGCCGAGCCGTGGATGCGTCCATCGCGCTCATCCGTGCGGCGTTGAGCGACGTGACAATCCTGCGGGAGCGTCCCAGCGCGGCCCACGACGCGCTGCGGCTGGCGATCTGGTCGGACAAGGCGAAGATCCCCCGCGAGGAAGTCGAGCGTCTGCGGCCGCTCTGGGGGCGGTATGTTCCGTGACGAATGGGCTGCTCGGTTGGAATCTCGGAGCAGATTCCGCTCTCACCGGGAGAGGGCCGGGGGTCGTTTGATCGCGTTCGATGTCGTCGGCGGCCGCCTTCTCCCAGCGGGAGAGAGTCGGGGTGAGGGCGTTTCTTGGCCGGAAACGATGCATGAGGACTCCGATCAAAGTACGGCGAGATGCTCCAGGGGTTCCGCTTGTCGATGCCGCCGCCTCTTTCGAAACCCTCCGGTGTCGTTGGATCGTGATCCGGAGTGTTCGGGATTCGGGATTGGGGGTGCGACCGCCCGGTAGACGCCCCATCCTCCCTTGACCTTCCGATCGACCGGGCTACATTGTTCACACCTCGCCGGCACGTCCGACGTGGCGTACAATCGACCGCTGATTCAGCACATCTCGGGGCGGTAGCTCAATTGGTTAGAGTGCCGGACTGTCGATCCGGTGGTTGCGGGTTCGAGTCCCGTCCGCCTCGCTTCGATAAACCTTGCTGAACCCGTAGGTTACGGGTACCCCCCGAAGGTCGGGGGCGCAGCTCGAAACGATTTCCGCGCGGTGCGCGCACCGCGCTGGAGTTTCGGGAGGTGCCCCCGTGCCGAAGACCCCGGGCTATCGCAAGCGCCACGACCGCAACCAGGCCATCGTCACCCTGACCGACGCCGGGACCAAACGGCGGCGGGATTACTGGCTGGGCGAGTACGGCTCGCCCGAGAGCCGCGAGCTGTACCACCGCGTCGTCGCCGAGTGGGAGGCCAACGCCCGCCGCCTGATCGACCCTGACTTCGAGAAGCCCGCTGCTGGCGGGCCGGGCGGCGACGACGGGGCGGACGGCTCGGGCGGCATTACCATCTCCGAGCTGTGCGCCCGCTTCTGGCGGATGCGTGCACCGCAGTTCAACGCGAACGAGCAGGGTCACTTCAAGGCCCTCATCCGGCTCCTTCGGCGCTCGTACGGCTCGACGCCCGCTTCCGCGTTCGGGCCGCGGCGGCTACAGCGGCTCCGC includes the following:
- a CDS encoding MTAP family purine nucleoside phosphorylase; protein product: MTQDLRIGIIGGSGLGEALLGGVEARVTGEHFPDTPFGKPSGVITLGSFGEAPVALLARHGAGHIINPAAVPSRANIFALKQLGCTHIIASGATGSLREAIEPGHLVLCDQLIDRTNGRARTFYERAAVHVEFADPFCHVMRAWLKEAAQSLDDVTVHDRGTYVCMEGPAFSTRAESNMHRLWGADVVGMTALPEARLAREAEMAYALIALPTDYDCWRPRGDHAGGSLLEEIIGNLRRAVDASIALIRAALSDVTILRERPSAAHDALRLAIWSDKAKIPREEVERLRPLWGRYVP